Proteins from one Coregonus clupeaformis isolate EN_2021a chromosome 29, ASM2061545v1, whole genome shotgun sequence genomic window:
- the LOC121576660 gene encoding homocysteine-responsive endoplasmic reticulum-resident ubiquitin-like domain member 1 protein produces the protein MDNTGFSRQKTIKLVIKTPNQAHGDQTIEGVDMDWTVKELKTHLSRMYPNNPAEGDQRLIYSGKLLPDHLHVRDIFRKTDLTPTVHLVCAVRTQPIGPLGARPKVREPEQQEAQPSAMPTRQNPEGASPAPSVPNEPELRQRRPTAPSNAPPAAAWPGTTTLVAAEMTNPTFPTYSLYSPQQLLWLQHMYARQYYMQYHAAYAAAASAPFAPAAGQSLPVAPHQAAVAAALPANQNAQDAAFINPGAANQNLRMNAQGGPVMEDEEDMDRDWLDWVYTAARLAVFLSIIYFYSSLSRFVLVMSSLLLMYLHTAGWFPFRRRPLVRGPNNQVPEVIQNHQDRNPVPPTEVPAGEEGAGAEAEVGPDEPHPLTVVLVHPHRVSIVWTAWIFFKAFFASLVPEALAVAN, from the exons ATGGATAATACTGGTTTTTCTAGACAAAAGACAATCAAGCTTGTGATAAAAACACCTAATCAAGCCCACGGGGATCAAACGATTGAAGGAGTTGACATGGACTGGACAGTGAAAGAGTTGAAGACACATTTATCGAGGATGTACCCAAACAACCCG GCTGAAGGTGATCAGAGACTAATTTACTCTGGCAAGCTGCTCCCAGACCACCTGCATGTAAGAGATATTTTCAGAAAG ACGGACCTAACACCCACTGTGCACCTGGTGTGTGCAGTCAGGACTCAGCCTATAGGTCCGCTAGGAGCAAGACCCAAG GTCAGGGAACCAGAGCAGCAAGAGGCACAACCCTCGGCCATGCCTACCAGACAGAACCCAGAGGGTGCCTCCCCAGCCCCATCTGTCCCCAATGAACCAGAGCTGAGACAGCGCAGGCCCACTGCCCCCTCTAATGCCCCACCGGCAGCTGCATGGCCTGGCACTACAAC GCTAGTGGCAGCAGAGATGACCAACCCAACCTTCCCCACTTACTCCCTCTACAGCCCTCAACAGCTTCTCTGGCTGCAGCACATGTATGCTCGCCAGTACTACATGCAGTA CCATGCAGCCTACGCAGCAGCAGCCTCTGCCCCCTTTGCCCCAGCTGCCGGCCAATCCCTGCCTGTCGCACCCCACCAAGCCGCTGTCGCAGCAGCCctgccagccaatcagaatgcacAGGACGCCGCCTTCATCAACCCGGGAGCAGCCAATCAGAATCTGCGGATGAACGCCCAGGGCGGACCTGtgatggaggatgaggaggatatGGATCGTGATTGGCTGGACTGGGTGTACACGGCTGCACGTCTGGCTGTCTTCCTCAGCATCATCTACTTCTACTCCAGTCTGAGCCGCTTCGTCCTGGTCATGAGCAGCCTGCTCCTTATGTACCT GCACACAGCAGGCTGGTTCCCCTTCAGAAGAAGGCCCCTGGTCAGAGGTCCCAACAACCAGGTCCCCGAGGTCATCCAGAACCACCAGGACAGGAACCCAGTTCCACCT ACGGAGGTCCCTGCAGGAGAAGAGGGGGCCGGGGCGGAGGCTGAGGTTGGTCCTGATGAACCACACCCCCTGACTGTAGTGCTGGTGCATCCACACAGGGTGTCCATCGTTTGGACTGCCTGGATCTTTTTCAAAGCCTTCTTTGCCTCCCTCGTCCCAGAGGCCCTAGCAGTGGCTAACTGA